The sequence ATATAAAAAGTATGATCCACAATATTCTGATCTTTCAGATGAATATAAATTCGTGGATTTTGGTAGTGTAAAAAAGACTAATAATCTAAAATTTAAGGAGTATGTTGGTCATGCACCTAAATTTTTTGCTGTAGAAGGTCTTATTGAGCCTGGATCTGAAAACCATGTAATTGATCTATTTGAGCTAGTCAGAGACGGTAAAGGCAGAAAAGTGGGAACCCTTGCTGATGAATTTGGTTATTTTGATGATCAAAATAAATTACACTACTATAATTATCACAAAAGTGCAGAAAGTAATACTTATGATCCTGAAAGCTTCAGTGTAAAAATGATAAATTTAGATGTGAAGAAAATTGATAAATTTCACCTTATTGCAGAACAAGGTGATATAATCATTCATCCTATTTTGGAAAATTTAGACATATTTTAAAGTTTTTTTAGAGTTATTATAATTAGGTTATGGAAGTTGAATCAGTAAAAAACAAAAGTTATTTCAGGAAAGCAGTAGAATGGTATTGCCACAGATACCTGTTCTGCGTTATAGAAAGATCTTGGATGGCGTTAATAGCGTTACTTCTCTTAGTATGTTTATTTTTATCATTACTAAACATATACCTATTACTTCCTGTTAAAAAAGATTTAAATTTTGTGAAGTACACGAACCACACAGAAGATGAGTTTTCTACAATACATAAACTTAGTTTTAGTGAAAAAGAAGATGAATACACTTCCATAGCAAGGTACTTGGTAAGTCAATACGTTGAAGCATACGAGTCCTCTCAGATCGTTGAATCAAAGTATCAAGAAAATTTTATAAAAAACAATTCTATATATAAAATCTATCAAGACTTTCAGGAAAAAGTAAACGATGAAGCTGTTTCATCCACAAGAAAAATTACCAACATAAACGTAACAACATTATCTATTGACCGGTTGACCAAGAACTTAGTTACATTTGCTGGAAACGCTACTGTAGTTTTTACAGCTGAGCAAAATAAGAAAATGAAAGACTATGCTGTGGAGATTAGCTTTACTTTATCAAACATGAAAGCAACTCTAACTGGTATAATACCATTTAAATTTATTGTTAATAGCTATAAATATAGATGATTATATTTATAACATTATTTGGTAGCTAAAAAAAATAACTAAAGTGCATATAGCAGTAATAACTGGGGGTAAAACTAGAAGCATTGGTGTCTTTTTAATAAAATAATTTCTAGAAGGCTTTGAGAAAAAGGCGTTGTAAATTATTGGTAAAAAGTATAGAGCGTTGAGTATAGTACTGACAATTAACACCAGAGCTACAAATACAGAAAGTGTTACATTACTAGAGTTAAAAACAGCTTGAAAAATGAAAAATTTGCTCCAAAAAGTCGGAGCAGGTGGTACCCCTATCATGGACAATGCACCTATAGTAAATGCTATCATACTAATTGGCATACTACGTCCTATACCGTGAATTCTATCTATGTATTTCTCACCTGTTTTCGTTATTATTGCTCCAGCAGTGAAAAACAAAGTGATTTTTGCAAATGCGTGGCAAACTAATTGAAAAATTGCAACCCTCATGCTGAATTCACTAAAAATTGAAGCAAACAATATAATATATGACAACTGAGAGATAGTAGAATAAGCAAGCAATTTCTTTAATTCCTTTTGCTTTAATGCAATTAACGATGCAGTAATAATAGTAAATCCAGCAGCGTACGGAAGCCATCCTCCAGCAAACCAACTTTGCTGTGCAAAACGTTGCATATTATCGATGCCAAAAGTGTATAATATAACTTTGATGATGATGAACACTCCTGATTTCACAACAGCAACAGCATGTAGTAGTGCGCTTACAGGAGTTGGTGCAACCATTGCTTTTGGCAACCAAAAATGCATTGGCATTAATGCAGCTTTTCCTATTCCATAAATCAGCATAGCAAAACATACTGCAATAAAAGTTATGAACGAAGTATCAAACTTGAATATTCCACCTCTTACAAAGTCTAAAGTATGGAATTCATTATATAAGAGGCCTATTGCAGGAAAAAATAACACTAAAGAAGAGAAAAATAGTAAACCAAAGTAATAGCGTCCTGCAATTACTGATTCATTTGTTGAGTTGTAAGTAATCAGAGGGTATGTACTAATAGTTAGAAGCTCGTAAAAGACAAATGTAGTGAGCAAATCTCCAGAAAAAGCAATAAACATTGCACAGCTAATCGCTATTGAAAAAAAGCATAGAAAACTCGAGTAGTTACTATCAGCATAGTTATTTCGCATATAACATATTGCATACATAC is a genomic window of Wolbachia endosymbiont (group B) of Germaria angustata containing:
- a CDS encoding VirB8/TrbF family protein; protein product: MEVESVKNKSYFRKAVEWYCHRYLFCVIERSWMALIALLLLVCLFLSLLNIYLLLPVKKDLNFVKYTNHTEDEFSTIHKLSFSEKEDEYTSIARYLVSQYVEAYESSQIVESKYQENFIKNNSIYKIYQDFQEKVNDEAVSSTRKITNINVTTLSIDRLTKNLVTFAGNATVVFTAEQNKKMKDYAVEISFTLSNMKATLTGIIPFKFIVNSYKYR
- a CDS encoding proton-conducting transporter membrane subunit, with amino-acid sequence MDFVLISLSLPLFITENYLLITALIPLLSALAISFTSKWPRVNNSITVVSSMLLFAYTSLCTLYLVYGDHSQFILIDFGNNLHISLKLESSGAIFSLLISFLWVLTSMYAICYMRNNYADSNYSSFLCFFSIAISCAMFIAFSGDLLTTFVFYELLTISTYPLITYNSTNESVIAGRYYFGLLFFSSLVLFFPAIGLLYNEFHTLDFVRGGIFKFDTSFITFIAVCFAMLIYGIGKAALMPMHFWLPKAMVAPTPVSALLHAVAVVKSGVFIIIKVILYTFGIDNMQRFAQQSWFAGGWLPYAAGFTIITASLIALKQKELKKLLAYSTISQLSYIILFASIFSEFSMRVAIFQLVCHAFAKITLFFTAGAIITKTGEKYIDRIHGIGRSMPISMIAFTIGALSMIGVPPAPTFWSKFFIFQAVFNSSNVTLSVFVALVLIVSTILNALYFLPIIYNAFFSKPSRNYFIKKTPMLLVLPPVITAICTLVIFFSYQIML